A stretch of DNA from Halobacteriovorax vibrionivorans:
GGCCGCAATGGGATTGCACGCCTCAGGCGGTGTTTTTCCATCATTATTTTATGCATTAACTTGGACACATGCTGCGCATATTGTTGCAGGTTTAATTGCATTATTATTTCTACTTCCTGTAGCTGCAAAAGGTTACAGTGTTGAGAAAATAACTTGGGTACAGAATGTATCTAAGTTTTGGCACTTTCTTGGTGTCGTATGGTTAGTAATGTTTATCGTTATGTTTGTATTTTAAGAGGATAGCTATGAAGAAAATGGCATTAACTTTAACAGCAATGTTTACAATTTTATCTTTGGTTTCATGCCAGGAAAACCATTTTAAAGAAGATAAAGTATTCGCAGGTGGTCTCTATGTTAAGAGTGAAGTTCTTAATAGAGGGAAACAAATTTATACTGAGTACTGTATGGCCTGTCACGGTGTTAACGGTGATGGAAAAGGTGTTGCAGCTAAGTCAATGAAAGTTCCACCGCGTGACTTTACAAAAGGTGTCTTTAAATTTGGTCTTGTTCCATCAGGAGAACTTCCACATGATAAACATCTTTATACAATCCTTGAAAAAGGACTACATGGAACAGCAATGCTTCCTTGGGACCTTACAAAAGATCAAATGTTTGAAGTAGTTCAATACATCAAGACATTTGCTCCAGATGTTTGGGAAGGTAAAGATAAGAAGCTTGGTGAGCAAGTTATTTTAACTAAAAATCCATATGGTGTAGCTCACTTAGAAGCTGCCATTGAGGAAGGTAAGAAAGTATATCACGCCGATGCAATGTGCTGGTCTTGTCACAGAGCTTATGTTCCAAAAGAGGAGCTAGCAGAGCTTACTGGAATGGGGGAAGATGACTTCACTGAACTTGACTACCAAGTTAAGCTTCAAGAAACGGAATGGGGATTTAAATCACTTCCACCTGAATTCACTTGGAACTCAATTCGTTCAGCAGATACTGTTGAAGAAATCGCT
This window harbors:
- a CDS encoding c-type cytochrome, with translation MKKMALTLTAMFTILSLVSCQENHFKEDKVFAGGLYVKSEVLNRGKQIYTEYCMACHGVNGDGKGVAAKSMKVPPRDFTKGVFKFGLVPSGELPHDKHLYTILEKGLHGTAMLPWDLTKDQMFEVVQYIKTFAPDVWEGKDKKLGEQVILTKNPYGVAHLEAAIEEGKKVYHADAMCWSCHRAYVPKEELAELTGMGEDDFTELDYQVKLQETEWGFKSLPPEFTWNSIRSADTVEEIALRLAAGVGGTAMAAWKGTITDDQIWAVAHYVHYLKSLKNTDARKELMDRIKNQ